In the genome of Paralichthys olivaceus isolate ysfri-2021 chromosome 10, ASM2471397v2, whole genome shotgun sequence, the window AGTTCATCACCCTAAGCCTTTAAACAGAGGAAAATTCTGTAGAATTTGAAGTTTGGAATAAAAAGTTGAGGAATTCGCAACTTAGAGCAACActgtgtaacttttactgagcaacagcaccctctgcagCTAGATATGATGATTAACTCTGTTGGGTTagttttcatgtagagaaaaaaaaataaaaaataccaaacactgtttagaattcttcatcTTGTAAAAGTTTCCTGGTTGAATTTTGAGATTAATTGACTTGTAAGTCTTTTGAACTGATCTACTGgcattactcttgaacttgctggacctgattGTGACAATCGTACCCACTCACCAGAGTTACAACcattcagggtgaggagtgggaatgatCCGATCACCATTCTCCTCATTCCAAGTCATTGAACCGTTAAactcattttgaagctgctgttgtagggtaaaaaagttgcatagtgttgcaTAGAGGAAGGACGTCTGgttaaaaatatgaatgacaGGGACTTTTCCACTCATCCAGAACTGAAGCTTCTCAACGCAAATACTTTTCATTCAGAAAACCACTCCTGCTAGTTTTACATGGTTTAATAGCTTCTTTCATTTTAACCAGTTATTTCTGCCAGTGTTAAACAGAACAGTGCTCTGCAGCCATAAAGATGTTTGTCCATTATCCTCAACACTTGTGCTCCTCAGACGACCAgttcacactttctttttcaaaatgttgaaaaaacaaaccaacaaatgcGTAACTGTTCAAATACTTCTGTCAGATGGATTTGGTGACGTTAGTTTTTGTGGTGGTTTGATGATATCGCCTGTGCTCCCCAACTCGCAGAGCTCCAGACTGAGTGACGACAACCGGTTGTCTCGTGCCTCTAGATCAGACCTGCAGCCGGTGGGTGGCACTGCACCGCAGACTGTGGCTTTGCTCTCATACCACTAATGGCCTGTGCTGTGCACTTCTCTTGTGATCATGAGCAAAATGTGCTGCAATATTAACTGCGTACCACTAGTGAAAATCGTTTTGTTGTTTAATGACTCATGTAGTGGTTTGTCATCTAATAAGGTGTCTTGTGTTTTACTGAATAATACATGCATGTGCAGCACTTCATTGTTTGTATTGAAATTTTACAAAACGTTTGTCTTGATACATAGTGATATGTTCTTGAAATTACTTTGTGTTGGAGTCTCAGTTCACACATTTTGGCAAGCAGATAAgttgcctgtttgtttttgtgtgttaaaAACAAGTTCTACTCATGACTTCCAAAGATGAATGTCTGTGTGCGATTGGACTTTTCCTGGGACAAAGCCTCAGAAGCTTTGTTATAGGTGAAAGTTGAAATGTATACATGACTGCCATGAAGTATGAGTTTCATTggtctgtgcatctgtgttgtgttgtgcatgtgatTTACTCAACCCAAACAGACAAAGTCTGAGTTACACTTTTGTGTCATGGTATGAATGCAATGCTAACAAGTTGAAGTTGCACCCTTGCTAACAAGTTTGGCGGCTTTCAAAACGCATGTTTTAAACTTCTTGTCCACTTTTTCCTATTTCCCTTCATCTCTTGGTTCATtactcttccctccctctgcccctcTCATCATTTCAGACCTCTGACCTGTACGGTCTCAATGGTCTGTCCTCTAGAAACGCAGGGTCAGCTTTCAATGGTTACCAGGTCTGTATaccagacagacaaacacataaacacctGGAGGTAAAAACAGTTAACAAAGCTTTACTGATGCTCTGCAGCTTGACCTTATGAACTGACTCTTTTTGGAGgggacaaaagaaaagagagtttAAATCAGTTACAAGTTTAAACTCTATTCATTTGCCTGCTGTCTTGTGCAAACATTCTTTCTCCTCATGACCTTCCATTGTGCAGTTCTACAGGTCACTTAGTCAGATCAGCCAGCAGCTCTATTTTAGGGTTGGTTCCATAAACTTACTTGTATCACTATAACTTTCACTAGTGTTACTGACGCCTTTAATTACCCATTCACGCCAGTGTTCCTATAAGCACATAGAATTGTTTGTGTCAAATGCTGTAATGGTTAAGGCAAGGGCTTCATCATTTGTTAACATCCACTCAACATTGACTTCAGTCACTGCACCACTGAATATTTGGCACGGACTTTggtttgtctgtatttttttcacAATTGAGTAGAAATGTAGATAATGGACATCTTAAAGATAGTGTTCTGTGTTCACACACCTGAACCATGAGCCTCCTGTTTACTttgcatgcatatgtgtgtgtgtgtgtggagtcacatgtgcagaACTCCTTATATGAAGACAGCATCTGCAGTGGATCACGGAGAGTCACTGGATCCAGCTCCCATGTAAGATTTGGTTTGattggtcttgttggtttgacAAACATGAGCGTGGCCATGTTATTTGTGAACAGGCTTTTGTGCAATAACTGAATTGGTGTGCGACTAACAGTTGTTAAAGAAGCTTTTTGTCTTGTTCTTACACGAGTTGGACCTTCCTTTAATTCTTGACTGATATAGGGATTGTTGCTGCTGCATGGGCAACACTTTGCATCGATGATGATCTATTTCAATGTTTCAGTTCTGTTAGTGGTTTtggaaacaacacattttgcaCTTAGCTAATAGTGATGGCATGCAGATTCTGAATTGCTCGATCACATATCTCCCCACGATGCATTTGCTACCTGTTGTGTTGGGCTAGGTTTGTGCATTCTTGCTTGCGTTGGATTCGATGTCTAAACAGGAATATGATGGTGTGTTTTCCCTGCAGCCATTAGAGTACAGTAGTTATCGCAGTTCCGGCTCCAGAGCCTCCAGCAGGGCCGGTTCAGCCCGTGCCAGCCCAGTGGTGAGCTCTTACTCCTCAGACACCCTTCTACCCACAAAATGACGAGGTTACATGATGCTTTGTTAATGCATTAACTGAAAAGTCATCATGTTCTTACACTACAGCATTCAGTTATGATCCACTGTTTCACATCAGAGAGAATTCAAGACACCAAAAGCTACATGCAGCATTAAAGGGCCCTCACATCCTTTGTGCAGAGGGCAGTGCAGATGCTGTGCAGTTACTGAAGAGCGACATGATACAGATATGATCGTTGATTTCTGCACAAAAGAGCAGATTGTTCTCTTGTGTAAATGGATTAGCAAATGTATTAATACACAATATTAATGCTTTGTAAATGGAGAACAAGAGGCTGTGTAACATTTCAACTAGAGAGAAATATGAAGGGGAAGAACAAGATAAAACTTCTCCTGAGCAACAGGGAAGTAAGAACATCACAAATCACGCAACCGATTAATTGTCTTTACACACAGGTGAGCTTCAACTGTTAACAGTTGTGTAGAAATggaaagaataataaaaacactttatttatggCTGGTGCCAAAACGTGGTGTCAACCGGTGCAGAAACCAAAGATCATAAAGGTTCTTTGACACCACAGCATGTGCACTGTCCCCCTGATGTGCACAAAGGTGCAAGGTTGCAGCTTTAATAAGACGTTGTAATGTTAGTAAGACATGAATTGAAACTCACTCAGGTAAAATAATCACATGAATGAGTGGAGACATCCTACAGTCACCAGCCTGTAGCAGCAACTGTGCTTTAGTTCAGGCTTGTTTAGGATTTCGATGTGTGTTGATCTCAGCTGTCATTGTACGAAGCAATGGGCTGCACCAGAATGTCCAAAGTGATGTCACTGACTGAGAAGGAATTATCATGATTTAGAGTTGTGGTAAATGGACAGTGTGATGCATTCATCAATGTTAGTGCTAGTGCATCCCCTTTCATTTCAAATAGCAGCTAGTCCAGTTCCTTCTTTCTCTGAGAACATAGATGATTTGATGTACTTGGTGAGTTCAATTTAAGAATAAGGATGATTGACCGTTTAGTCTTTTATGTGTTTCAAAAATAGTTCTCCACTTCTACATATACTTCATTTTTCCcaaccagtttttttttttaaatagcagttttttctctgtgtggacTTGTTCCAAATGTTTGGCTCCTTTGTTGATATGtctcgccccctgctggctgatGTAGgacaactgcagctctgttgccaGTTTTTTGAGGAGTGCGGCCAGTAGCAGTGGCCTCCCCCGGGACCTGGACGATGTTACTATCCCTGACTTTGCAGATGTGAGTCTGTTGGCACCCACAGGATGCAGTGGCCGTGATGCGAGCTGAATTCCTGCTCGATTGTTTTGGTTTCTTGTCACTCATCCTTACTCTTTGCGCCCTGTGTGGTGACTGTGGAGACTCCTAGTTCGTCTAACAACCAGAATGTTTTTGACTGTGGGCTTGAAGCAGAGATTGTGGATGATGTgatgtttctattgttttttaacacattgtttgttgttgaaCGGATGGTGTGTCAGACGGATTTCAGACCAGTTACGTTTCGATTGCCACATCGACTAATTATTTGCATGATGTTCCACATTAAAATATAAGTAATGTGTTCattaatataaaacagtttGAGATTTTGGGACTTCTTTCCTTCCGCCCTCCCTCACTCCTTTTGGCCTTGTGGCCTTTCCATGACCCTCTTAATTCTctgactgttgttttttgtctcaaAAGGTGGAGGACAGAGATTATCTTGAGAAGGTGAGTGGACcgcttttcatttaaaatgcattaattGATCTGGTTGATGGAGAATatggggtgtgtgtggggggggtgttaCAGTAAGAATTTAAGAgctaaatgatttttttttctaaatgtgtattttgtcaCTTTCCTAGGGATCTCGAGCAGCTTCTTCCTTAACCGCAACAACGCTCACATCCTTAGGTGGGACATCCTCCCGAAGGGGAAGTGGAGAGACGGCTATAACTGTAGACGCTGAGACATCCATACGAGAAATCAAGGTAATGCTGAAGaaatgagagggaggaagagaagagaaaggcTTCCTGTGTGTCCACATGAGACTctgagaaataagaaaacaataatttatgATATTTACATTAATCTCAGTTGATGTCAGATTGGAAAGACGACAATAGATCCAAGAAAAAGTGTTTCTTTTATCAAAATGCTCTTCTATGCAGATCTGTGCTCAGTTCATTCCATTTGCATTCTTTCTGCAAAACACTTCCGTCAGTGTGATTGTTGCACCAAACTTTCTGCTTCCTTTGTTCTGATGCTGTCACTCTGTGCTTCTCACTGTCAccactgcctctgctgctgttgcaatCTTCACCAGGAGATTCATGAACTGAAGGATCAGATTCAAGATGTGGAAACCAAGTACACGCAGAACCTAAAAGAAGTTAAGGTATAAGCCTGGGACCCTCCCAAAATCTGCTGGGCCGTGCACTGGTTACTGTggtgtttcattgttttttaactcACTAAAGGTCAAATGTGCACAAAGAGCACAAAGTACAGTTTACTGAGATCCTGAATTGaaactgaattaaattaaatttttgttttcctcactgTAAAACATTTGGCTTATCTAAACATTGGTGGGGCAGTACTATAGGATTAATAGTGGTGCTCTAGACTCAACACAAATAATGACACACATTGTAAAGTTGTATGATtctgtgtgtgaaaatgcaAGTTAGTGAAATTGCCTCTGCATGCTGCTGCCTTTCTTCATtatagcgtgtgtgtgtgttagcattgGCCCTTATGTCTTTACTTAAATCTTGACATCCCAGCATTTAAACTTAGAGATAAAGATAAGAACTTGAGTTTAACCTGAGTCACTACCTCCTACATCGGTATGTCCTCTCTGTGTCGTGACATTAGGATACATTATCAGAAGTGGAGGAGAAGTATCGTAAAGCCATGGTGTCCAACGCTCAGCTGGATAACGAGAAAAACAACTTGATGTATCAGGTGGACACACTCAAGGACTCGCtcatggagctggaggagctgctgtctGAGTCACAAAGAGGATACGAGGAGAAAGTCAAGGTACATCAGGAAGACACGATGATGATCTGAGAGCTTTATAGAATTTGGCCACCTTTTGAAAGCATTGAGTGTTTTGAAGAGATGtattgacagttttttttacagaagaTGTGAGAATAAACAGTCAGCTGTAAGATGAAGCCGGACAAAGACCCATTATACATGAGTGTTATTACACTGTGATTATACCAAAGTTCAGTTAATATTAAACCAACTCACAGATTCTGCCTTGTTTTGATTAAATGTGACTCTAATGCTCACAACATGATTAAGATGACGACATCGCACTTTGCAGCAACAATTTTTGACGGAAGCTCAAAATGAAAACTCCAAAGTTATCTGTTGTCAAACTGTCTTTTGTTCTCCACAGGACTATGACAGAGAAAAGCATGCCCACAGTGTCCTTCAGTTCCAgttcaatgaaatgaaagagaCTCTAAAACAAAGTGAAGAGCTGCTAAATGTGAGTATTTGTCTCccagtgtgaaaatgtgtcactGAAGTATGAAGTACTGTGTAGACGTGGAGCTTTCTCTGGGTTAGAATGGTAAAcggtctttatttatatattatgtatttgCCATTTTCACCATTCACTAAATTTGATGGCTGTTTACCAAAAGAAACCATCTGCAAACAACTGCGTGTTACGCAGTCCGTCACTAGGAGAAGCTGCATGTTGAGGTGCTTTTCAcaacattctttttttcttcatccacTGTATGCATGAGCTGCATTACTCTTTTtgtgatctctctctcttcctctcaagctttgttttccttctttgcTACTCAGGAGATCCGTCAGCTGCGTATGAAACAGGATGGTTTTGTTAGAGAAATATCTGACCTGCAGGAGACGGTGGAGTGGAAGGATAAAAAAATTGGGGTACGACCCGTGAACTCTTGTCCAGCGGTTTAGTGATTTTAACAGTTGGTATTGTTTCTCCTTTGCATGATGCTGAACACCTTTTACTTTCACTTCTTTTCCACAATTTCCTTCCTCTTGGCCACTCTCTGCCACTGCTGTGGCTCTGCTCAGGCCTTAGAGCGACAGAAAGAATACACAGATGCAATCCGAACTGAGCGAGATGAACTCAGAGAGGAGGCGGTGAAGCTCAAAGACATTCTAAAGGTACTCTGAAAATATGTCTGTCTAATTTGTCTTGTACTCCACGCTGTCTTTACTGATCTCCAAGTTCAGCCTGCAGTGTGAGCGTTtaggaaatacattttgaaaccataaaagagaaaataaggttttcaatATCTCATTACTATATTAACTGCACTgaattttaaagggatagttcccagaaaaatttaaatgtacTCATTATTTTCTCACCACTAAGccgatgaagtgtttgagtccacaaaacacttttggagtcttaAATACAGTTGCAGCGGAATCCAATAAAGTTGAAGTCAATagtgacctcttcttcagatgtaataaaaaaacataaaaaacataaaatgcatccatactgcttgtgtgttGTCGTCTTAGTGCCCACAAGCCCcgaaattcaaattcaactcaaaTCGACGTCATTTactccatgtttttagcctgaatGTCCGCTGATAGCCTCCATGGAGGCACGTTCACGTACCCTCCGGCACAAGGAACAGCACACACTCTCGCCCGAGGGCACTTTCCTGTGGCTATGTCGGCAAGCTTCACTATACTTGCtagacttttaggcttaaaacacagtgtgaatGACGATATTTCGAATCTGAATGTCGGGGCtcgcagacacttggatgacccCACACGAGCATGGaggcatgtttgtttgttattttattacgtctgaagaagaggtcacctGGGCTGAATCACTACTCATAGTGGTGAATagaaaatgagtgaattttcatttttctgtgaactatccctttaaagtaAAACCAGATCCTGGTGTATTGAAAGTTAATTTGTCCTGTTGTATTATGTTGTCAGAAATGCTGATTCTAACCGAGGAATCTTGTTCCCATCAAAGCGGAACTGAACTATTTGCAACTCATTTACTGAACTAATGTTTTGACTTTGCACTGTGTTTAGAAACATGGAATAGTGTTGGGACCTGATCTAAACATCAATGGGGACATTGTTGAAGCAGAAGTTGACGGGTCCAGTGGAGACTCTGCTCAACAACCAGCTCAGGAATCACAGACGTCACCTGCAGAGGGGAACAGCATGCTCGGTAAAACCCACTGTGGaacaaaaactttatttcttttaaatgcatGGCTCAGCATATACTTCATCAAACACTTTCATTCCAAATGCTTCAGAGAAGTGATGAAACACAGTTAGTTCATTGTGTGGGTACATGTATGCAATTCATTTTCTCCCACTGCTGGGACgttaagtgttgttttaacTGTGATTTGCTATAAAGGATAAGCCTTGTGATAATTTACACCGATCTTAAAGGATAAGGGTGGTTATAATCTAGATTTTTCTTGAGATTGAAATCAATTCTTGGAGCCCTGGCCGTTGGAAACAGTTGATGACAAATTATCGCAGCACAAAGTCAGTGTTCTAGATGTTCTTGAGCCTACAACTCACGATGAGAGCCTTTATTAATGAGAAATACAATCAAAGTCTGAAATTCTGTGGCAactttctgtctgttgttgaAGATTTTTTGAAACTATCAAATATATATTGATTTgacaaaccttttttaaaatttttaacaAGACAAGTAAAGACTAGAACACAACAATAATGTATTCTACTTACATTATCTGCGTGTTTTACACTTTACCATAGAGCATCACTGTTGTCCACAAACTATTAAGTGAGTGATATGTTCCTTCATTACTATCAAcacataatgtgttttttttctatgtcctactgaaaaaaatattgtccTGCTGACATAAGTAATAATGACATATTTACTcctgtttgaaaaatgtttgtacatCATTCTTAGTACAAATTGATGGAATTGTGGCAGAGTGCAACAAACAGGAATGGGATGTTCAACTGATGTTCAATCATCAAGAAAGGTTTTAGAGTTACCAGCCTTATCCTTTGAGCCACATTCATCTGATTGCTGTCCTGTAGAAACTAAGATCCCAATTACTAACTTGCCTTGTCTTCATTGCTAACGTTTTGACTTTTAATGCATTTTCCTTGCACCTTTCGCACCATGTCAGCTCATACATAATATTTCTGATTCACAACCAAATCTGCTTACGTGTGTGGTATTGGTGTGTAGATGCTGACAAGTCTTCTGTAGCATATTGACGGATGTGTAGAGATATAGATGATGTAGAGTACTCTTGAGCTGCCAGTCTTTGGCTTCTTTTCCTGTCACACAGTTGTTCGTGGGATCAAGAACTTCATTTCGGTGTCGCTCCtgcctttcttcttcttcttgtgcttCTCTTGGGTATCTTGACTCTTGTGCTTCTCTTTCTGGCCACTGAATCAATCAGGTGTTCTGCCCGTATCTGCTAATGTGCTCCCTGATGAAGATTTTTGAAAATCATGTCTTAAGTCAACATTTCTTTGGCCTTTTATCACCATATGCTCTTCATGATCTCTCAGGCAACACAGATGAGACTGAGGAGGTGGATCCAGATCAGCATCAAGAAATTGTGAAAGAGGAAGCACAAGAGAATCAGTTGAGCTCTGATAAACTCTGTGATGTTGCAGTGTCCACAGTGGAAACATCTAGTGGAGAACAGACTGCAGAGGAACAACAGACATGCTTAAGCACAGTGGACGAGCGCATTGGAGAAAGCGACCTCAGCAAAGACTTAAATATTGACATTCCCGATCATCCAATTACTGAAGCCAAAGATATAATTGTAACAAGTGCTGAGGAAAATAGTCCAGACACAGAAACAAGCAGGTGTGAGACAGATTTAGTGGAGACAGAAACCGAAAGCAGCAGTGttaacacacacagggatgatTTTAAACAGACATGTAACAAGCTTAgtgaaaagcaagaaaacaaacaagaagaagCTATGGAAAGTAATTTGAGTACAGAATCATGTCCTCAGCAAAAAGATGTGAAGGACATCGCAAAAGACATAGACAATGTCGAGGCGAAGGAAATACCCAGTAAATCTCAGGGTGAAGCTAATGCTTCagggaaaaggaagaaaaagaagagaagaggcaaaaaGAAAGGGAACCAACAAaaagatgaaacagaaaaagaaaacagcaaaacagaaCACAGTGTAGAATCAGATAAAGAAGAACAAGTTGGATCTAATACAACAGAACCTAATATAGACGATTCTGTCGCTGAAATCCTCAAGGAATCAAAGATGGATCAAGTAAAGAAAGAGCAGGTCGGGCAACAAATTGAGGAAGCAGAAGAAGCAGCAAAAGCACTCGAACCCACTGAAACCTTTTCTCACAAAGAAGCTTTCCAAGAACCAAATGAGCATGACAAGGAACAAACTTTGAAAACTGAGACAATAGAAGAATTAAAAGAAGTGGCACCAAGCAAACCCCTTTCTTGCACTGAAACTCGAGAGGAAATAAGAGTTAATCACGAAACAAATGAACCAAACAAAGATCAGAGTGACACAGCAGACATAATAGAGGTAGTGGCACCAACTGAAACTTTTTCTCATATTGAAACTCCGATGGAATTATGCAAAGAACCCAGTATGGATGAGCAGGGcaaagaagaaacagagaaagcagGAGAGGTTGAATCTATACCATGTCCTCAGGAGACCCATCTGGGTACATGTGATCTTACTGACACCTCCACCAGTACAGACTGCACCGATGGCCTTGACAATAAGCTTACTTACAGTGTAGATAAGTCAGTACTCTCAACTAATGGTCACATCATCCAAAGTGAGTCAAAAATCATTGATAATGTTGAGGATGAGGACGTTGTGTCTGTTGATGAGATGAAGCCTGAATGTAAAACTGATACCATCGGTCAGGAAAACACTGAAGATGAATCACACGTTCCGAGCAACATCGATGTTGCTGCTGATTTATCTGAATCCACTAACGTTCATGAGAGAATAGACCTCACATCAGTCTTGTCGGCATATACTGATGACGTCACAAGCTGTCTCAAGAGCTTGTCTGACTCCAAGCCTCAACCAGAGCCATCATCACTAAGGGATGACTCTCCCATCATGGTTCCTGATAAAGATCCTGAGGAGACAACAAAAGATATAGAGGAGGCAGGAATACAGACTGAACAAGAAAGTTTTCCTCTCAGCGTCACTGCTCCTTGTCAGGCTGGTGGTAATTCAGAGCTAAAACAAGATGGGACACAAAAAGAAGAGTTGGAGAGAGACTTGAAGGAACCTGGAGGTTTAATCGAGCCAGAAAGCTCCTCACATGATGAAAATGGCGACAGCGCATCATTAACGAATAACCCAGATGCATTAGACATCGAAAAAGGTCTGTTAGAGACTGAAGCTCAGGTTGAACATTTAGATGAGGTAGAAAGCCAGACATTAGAGTGTGTGGACCTGAAAGATGAATCAAATGCCAGAGAAACAGATGAGATTGATACCACTGACAAGTTAAATACACCAGACTctcagaaagaagaagagattgGTTCCTCCTGTTCTCTGGCTGAGCACCTGCATGAATCCAGCGAAGACAAACGCGAGGATGATTCATCTCAACCTAACCAGCAGGgcagtgatgaagaggatggtGAAGATGAGGAAGGGCAATCTTTTGATTTTGATGACATGGATGTTGAAGCAGCTTTTCAAACCAATGCAccagaaaacaaagaagaggaaatCGTTGAGGAGGGAGTTGAAGTTGTGTCAGATCCaagtgaaaatacacaaaacaagccaactgaGAGAAACGATGAGACGTCTACGTTTGATGAGTGTAACCAGGTAGATAAAGAGTCTGAAACAATACATCAAGACAAGCAGAGCACTTTGGCTCATGAGGAAGCCACGGCAGATGAGGCACGGCCCAATATAGAGGACGGAgccattttaaatgttgtagAGTCAGGTGTTGTTGCAGAGGACACTAACCAGGCAACATCTTTTCCAGTAGAGGAAGGATTAGACAAGCAGGAGTTACAGGGTGACAGTTTGGTTTCACCAGAGAGGGCCGTCCATGTAGCCAGTGACAAAGAGCCACCACATTCAAGCAAAGATGTAAGGAAGAACAGCAAGAAAGGCAAAGGCAAGGGCAAAGAGGACTGTAAAATGTCTTAGTTTATAAGTGGTATATACTGTAGTATAGATGTATCTGATGTTCCTTCAGTAGTCGTTGCTTAGCTCTTAAAAAGGGGGTAGAATAGATATTTGCAAAACCAAACAGCACTTTGTTGAACAGtggtgtatgtatgtatgttatttttaaaaatgcacgGTAAAAGTCCAAACATCAGTTTTCATTGAGGTCATATGTACAAAAAAAGGATGATTTGCGGAGAGATGAAGAAACTGCGAGGATGGACTGGACTTTGACCAGTGGATAGAACTGCTACTTGTATTTAGTTATTGATGTAATAGCCTATGATGcttgtgatgttttattgaGGATATTGTTTTTCAGTGTCTCAGACCATTTGTTCTGCTTGATGGAATTGTTATTCCCTAAAAGAGCTCATTCGGGGGGGGGCACATTTTGCTAATTCTCATTTAAGGGGCTATATATAAGTTATCACTACATAGCTATGTATGTACAGCTGCGTATTTACCAGTGTAAAGAGAAAAATTCAGTCTTGAGCACgatcacacaaacataaatttGCAGGTGAATGTTGCAGGTCAAACGTCACCAAAGTTTAACTCCACAAGAAGCTGCACTTCTGATGTGCTTTTTCACCTCCTCGCTCACACTGATAACCAGGAGGCGAATGTTCGCAACTGATGCATTTACACGTGTGACCGGGCCTTTACTCATCACCGGaaattagcatgctaacatatTTGTAGTGGCCCAGCTGGACTTTCTTGTCACTTTTTGATAGCTGTAGCATCCAGTCAACTCCTGCTCAGAGGACACATCATGACCTCATGTCTTGTAAAAGTAGCCGTTGGTCATGGCAAGCGGCCATCACCGTCAACCATTTCCAGCAAGACACCACATTTGGTAGCAGAGTAAACTTACATATAGCACCTTTAAGACTGTAGCAATCTGGCTTTTACATTTTCTAGGTATGTTATGAAGGTTCAAATTATAATATTTAGTTAAGACATTTCCAAGGCCCTGAATTCTAAGGCACATTAATGTATGATAAATGCATGTTTACATTATGTTCCACTTTATGGAAAAGATGTCTGCGGTCCCTGAACAATGAAATGCCAATAAATCCCCTGTTGACACCTATTTGAAATGTTGATCTAAactcatttttgttttcaacgTTAAAACCTTCTTTATCAGTCTATACTTGGATATCTGTTGTCACACATTGTGGTTATATGCTGTAGCGTGAATGTAGTTCCACCAGCTGCATTGACCCTCCTTTCCACAGTCTGTGCATGCTAACATTCCCCCTCACACCCCACTCCGTCACTCCCCTATGGACTCCTGTTGTGTTGCATGCATCAACCTCACTTGACCCAGCCCCCTCACACACCATCTCCTTGGTTCTCCCCACCCCTGGTATGTTCActgattt includes:
- the lrrfip1a gene encoding leucine-rich repeat flightless-interacting protein 1 isoform X7, with the protein product MGTQGTGRKRSTKKEKSTAEDDALNLIAREAEARLAAKRAARAEAREIRMKELERQQKEIFQVQKKYYGLNTKFDERVDNRWGDIEQWMEDSERYSRSSQIHMLSDDDERMSVGSRGSVRSSRLSDESRVSRASRLDLTSSRLSDDNRLSRASRSDLQPTSDLYGLNGLSSRNAGSAFNGYQFYRSLSQISQQLYFRSHVQNSLYEDSICSGSRRVTGSSSHPLEYSSYRSSGSRASSRAGSARASPVDNCSSVASFLRSAASSSGLPRDLDDVTIPDFADVEDRDYLEKGSRAASSLTATTLTSLGGTSSRRGSGETAITVDAETSIREIKEIHELKDQIQDVETKYTQNLKEVKDTLSEVEEKYRKAMVSNAQLDNEKNNLMYQVDTLKDSLMELEELLSESQRGYEEKVKDYDREKHAHSVLQFQFNEMKETLKQSEELLNEIRQLRMKQDGFVREISDLQETVEWKDKKIGALERQKEYTDAIRTERDELREEAVKLKDILKKHGIVLGPDLNINGDIVEAEVDGSSGDSAQQPAQESQTSPAEGNSMLGNTDETEEVDPDQHQEIVKEEAQENQLSSDKLCDVAVSTVETSSGEQTAEEQQTCLSTVDERIGESDLSKDLNIDIPDHPITEAKDIIVTSAEENSPDTETSRCETDLVETETESSSVNTHRDDFKQTCNKLSEKQENKQEEAMESNLSTESCPQQKDVKDIAKDIDNVEAKEIPSKSQGEANASGKRKKKKRRGKKKGNQQKDETEKENSKTEHSVESDKEEQVGSNTTEPNIDDSVAEILKESKMDQVKKEQVGQQIEEAEEAAKALEPTETFSHKEAFQEPNEHDKEQTLKTETIEELKEVAPSKPLSCTETREEIRVNHETNEPNKDQSDTADIIEVVAPTETFSHIETPMELCKEPSMDEQGKEETEKAGEVESIPCPQETHLGTCDLTDTSTSTDCTDGLDNKLTYSVDKSVLSTNGHIIQSESKIIDNVEDEDVVSVDEMKPECKTDTIGQENTEDESHVPSNIDVAADLSESTNVHERIDLTSVLSAYTDDVTSCLKSLSDSKPQPEPSSLRDDSPIMVPDKDPEETTKDIEEAGIQTEQESFPLSVTAPCQAGGNSELKQDGTQKEELERDLKEPGGLIEPESSSHDENGDSASLTNNPDALDIEKGLLETEAQVEHLDEVESQTLECVDLKDESNARETDEIDTTDKLNTPDSQKEEEIGSSCSLAEHLHESSEDKREDDSSQPNQQGSDEEDGEDEEGQSFDFDDMDVEAAFQTNAPENKEEEIVEEGVEVVSDPSENTQNKPTERNDETSTFDECNQVDKESETIHQDKQSTLAHEEATADEARPNIEDGAILNVVESGVVAEDTNQATSFPVEEGLDKQELQGDSLVSPERAVHVASDKEPPHSSKDVRKNSKKGKGKGKEDCKMS